A single Desulfovibrio piger DNA region contains:
- the sctT gene encoding type III secretion system export apparatus subunit SctT, translated as MDFSQFLQELGVYGHLTALLLGMPRFFALVTVAPFFGSAVVTGQIRLLLVLALYLPLHPVIVSHLTEDMTLSAALSLAVGGRLALLLLKEAVLGLMIGFLAGIVFWAVQSAGFFMDNQRGATMAEGADILSGDQSSPLGQLLFQSLVYIFYTSGAFLAFVGLVYASYDIWPVTQLLPLDVPQGAPLYFAEKVGWLMGHMLLLAGPIAAACLLTDVALGLINRFASQLNVYVLAMPIKCGIAAFLLCFYFGLLLSHAPELFDFTRESILKLNNLLPGGD; from the coding sequence ATGGATTTTTCGCAATTTTTGCAGGAACTCGGGGTCTACGGACATCTCACGGCCTTGCTGCTGGGCATGCCGCGCTTCTTCGCCCTGGTCACCGTGGCGCCTTTTTTCGGCTCCGCGGTGGTGACGGGCCAGATCCGCCTGCTGCTGGTGCTGGCCCTGTACCTGCCCCTGCATCCTGTCATCGTCAGCCATCTTACCGAGGACATGACGCTCTCTGCCGCACTTTCCCTGGCCGTGGGGGGACGGCTGGCCCTGCTCCTGCTCAAGGAGGCCGTGCTCGGCCTGATGATCGGCTTTCTTGCGGGCATCGTCTTCTGGGCCGTACAAAGCGCCGGTTTCTTCATGGACAACCAGCGCGGCGCCACCATGGCCGAAGGGGCGGACATCCTTTCCGGCGACCAGAGCAGCCCTCTGGGCCAGCTGCTGTTCCAGAGCCTGGTCTACATTTTTTATACGTCCGGGGCCTTTCTGGCCTTCGTGGGGCTGGTGTACGCCAGCTATGACATCTGGCCGGTGACGCAGCTTTTGCCCCTGGACGTGCCCCAGGGAGCGCCCCTGTATTTTGCCGAAAAAGTCGGCTGGCTCATGGGCCACATGCTGCTGCTGGCAGGGCCCATCGCGGCGGCCTGCCTTTTGACCGACGTGGCCCTGGGGCTGATCAACCGTTTCGCGTCCCAGCTCAACGTGTATGTGCTGGCCATGCCCATCAAATGCGGCATCGCGGCCTTCCTGCTGTGCTTCTATTTTGGGCTGCTGCTGTCACATGCACCGGAACTGTTCGATTTTACGAGGGAATCCATCCTCAAGCTGAACAACCTCCTGCCGGGAGGGGACTGA
- the sctS gene encoding type III secretion system export apparatus subunit SctS: protein MELAIDYAVKALYLVMILSLPPIIVASVVGIVLSLIQAITQLQEQTLAFGVKLLAVGLTLFLMGKWLSGEILQYSEDIFNRFYLL from the coding sequence ATGGAACTTGCCATCGATTATGCCGTCAAGGCCCTGTATCTGGTCATGATCCTTTCCCTGCCGCCCATCATCGTGGCCTCGGTGGTGGGCATCGTGCTCAGCCTCATCCAGGCCATCACCCAGCTGCAGGAACAGACCCTGGCGTTCGGCGTCAAGCTGCTGGCCGTGGGGCTGACCCTCTTCCTCATGGGCAAATGGCTGAGCGGGGAGATATTGCAGTACAGCGAGGACATCTTCAACCGTTTCTACCTGCTCTGA
- the sctV gene encoding type III secretion system export apparatus subunit SctV, translating to MSLFSDARHIVSLTTKHSDLALVGLLVAVIALMIMPLPTALVDTLIGANLALSFAIMMMTMYVRTPLEFSSFPTMLLFTTLFRVGLNITTTRLILLNADAGEIIQTFGEFALGGNFVVGAVVFLILTIVQFLVIAKGAERVAEVGARFTLDAMPGKQMSIDADMRAGVIDMEEAQRRREVISQESKMFGAMDGAMKFVKGDSIAGMIVAVVNIVGGTVIGITQHGISAGEALEIYGILTIGDGLVSQIPSLIIAISAGILITRSGDSQEDVGAQIGGQFFAQPKALLMAGGLIFLFALIPGFPKPQLFTLAFAIAGLGYILDRIRSAPAPRDARKELGQSLKSAARKERKGRPSGPQDDFAPTVPIILDISEGLAASLDYDSLNDELSALRRALYFDLGVPFPGINLRISSTLSGLAYELQVNEIPMSRGHLEQGMVLARESEDTLRMLGLEVKRGENFLPDVESLWIPAEKQALLEQAGLSCMTHSRILAYHLSLILARHASSFIGMQETKYLLDRMEERAPDLVREATRLLPVQRIAEIFQRLAQEQVSIRDLRNILEAIIEWSPKEKDTVMLTEYVRGALKRQISYMYSRGQNMLPAILMDPSVEETIRKAIRQTSAGAFLALDPDTSRRFIAAVGAAAGDYRKHVQMPVLLASMDIRRYVRRLIEAEHYRLPVVSYQELTPEISVQPMNRIRL from the coding sequence GTGAGCCTGTTCTCCGACGCACGCCACATCGTCTCCCTGACGACGAAACACAGCGACCTTGCCCTGGTGGGCCTGCTGGTGGCCGTCATCGCCCTGATGATCATGCCCCTGCCCACGGCCCTGGTGGACACGCTCATCGGCGCCAACCTGGCCCTGTCCTTCGCCATCATGATGATGACCATGTATGTCAGGACGCCGCTGGAGTTCTCGTCTTTTCCCACCATGCTGCTGTTCACCACTCTGTTCCGCGTGGGCCTGAACATCACCACCACCCGCCTGATCCTGCTCAACGCCGACGCCGGCGAGATCATCCAGACCTTCGGCGAGTTCGCCCTGGGCGGCAATTTCGTGGTGGGGGCCGTGGTCTTCCTGATCCTGACCATCGTCCAGTTCCTGGTCATCGCCAAGGGGGCCGAACGTGTGGCCGAGGTGGGCGCGCGCTTCACCCTGGATGCCATGCCCGGCAAACAGATGTCCATCGACGCGGACATGCGCGCCGGCGTCATCGACATGGAAGAAGCCCAGCGCCGCCGCGAGGTCATCAGCCAGGAAAGCAAGATGTTCGGCGCCATGGACGGCGCCATGAAGTTCGTCAAGGGCGACAGCATCGCCGGCATGATCGTGGCTGTGGTCAACATCGTGGGCGGTACCGTCATCGGCATCACCCAGCACGGCATTTCCGCCGGCGAGGCCCTGGAGATCTACGGCATCCTGACCATCGGCGACGGTCTCGTCTCCCAGATACCCTCGCTCATCATCGCCATCTCGGCCGGCATCCTCATCACCCGTTCCGGCGACAGCCAGGAAGATGTGGGCGCGCAGATCGGCGGCCAGTTCTTTGCCCAGCCCAAGGCCCTGCTCATGGCGGGCGGGCTGATCTTCCTGTTCGCGCTCATCCCCGGTTTCCCCAAGCCGCAGCTTTTCACCCTGGCCTTCGCCATCGCCGGCCTCGGCTACATCCTGGACAGGATCCGCTCCGCCCCCGCGCCCCGGGACGCCCGCAAGGAACTCGGCCAGTCCCTCAAGTCCGCCGCCCGCAAGGAACGCAAGGGGCGCCCCTCCGGTCCCCAGGACGATTTCGCGCCCACGGTCCCCATCATCCTGGACATCTCGGAAGGCCTGGCCGCGTCCCTGGATTATGACAGCCTCAACGACGAGCTTTCCGCCCTGCGCCGTGCGCTGTATTTCGACCTTGGCGTGCCCTTTCCCGGCATCAATCTGCGCATCTCGTCGACCCTGTCGGGCCTGGCCTATGAACTCCAGGTCAACGAGATCCCCATGTCTCGCGGGCATCTGGAACAGGGCATGGTGCTGGCGCGCGAAAGCGAGGACACCCTGCGCATGCTCGGCCTGGAGGTGAAGCGCGGGGAGAACTTCCTGCCTGACGTGGAAAGCCTGTGGATCCCGGCGGAGAAGCAGGCCCTGCTGGAACAGGCCGGGCTCTCCTGCATGACCCACTCGCGCATCCTGGCCTATCATCTTTCCCTGATCCTGGCGCGGCACGCCTCCAGCTTCATCGGCATGCAGGAGACCAAATACCTGCTGGACCGCATGGAAGAACGCGCGCCGGACCTGGTGCGCGAAGCCACCCGCCTGCTGCCCGTGCAGCGCATCGCGGAGATCTTCCAGCGTCTGGCGCAGGAGCAGGTCTCCATCCGCGACCTGCGGAACATCCTGGAGGCCATCATCGAATGGAGCCCCAAGGAAAAGGATACCGTCATGCTGACCGAGTATGTGCGCGGGGCCCTCAAGCGCCAGATCAGCTACATGTATTCACGGGGCCAGAACATGCTGCCGGCCATACTCATGGACCCCTCGGTGGAAGAGACCATCCGCAAGGCCATCCGCCAGACGTCGGCCGGGGCCTTCCTGGCGCTGGACCCCGACACCTCGCGCCGCTTCATCGCGGCCGTGGGGGCCGCGGCAGGCGATTACCGCAAGCATGTCCAGATGCCTGTCCTGCTGGCCAGCATGGACATCCGGCGCTATGTGCGCCGCCTCATCGAGGCGGAGCACTACCGTCTGCCCGTGGTCTCCTACCAGGAGCTCACCCCGGAGATCAGCGTCCAGCCCATGAACCGGATCCGCCTCTAG
- a CDS encoding tetratricopeptide repeat protein, translated as MAEPLSRPTPGQRRALQVLGHLFLRMGQFQRARKLALALLALDPADLWARRCLAVAWLELGDPERALEQLDLVLAGGPLASRDAVLHLLRARALWQTRRTDEARNALNAYLAAGGGRL; from the coding sequence ATGGCGGAGCCCCTCTCCCGGCCCACCCCCGGCCAGCGCCGTGCCCTCCAGGTCCTGGGGCACCTTTTCCTGCGCATGGGGCAGTTCCAGCGTGCCCGCAAACTGGCCCTGGCCCTGCTTGCCCTGGATCCCGCCGACCTCTGGGCCCGGCGCTGCCTTGCCGTGGCCTGGCTGGAGCTGGGCGACCCCGAGCGGGCCCTGGAACAGCTGGACCTTGTCCTGGCGGGCGGGCCGCTGGCCTCCCGGGATGCCGTGCTGCACCTGCTCAGGGCCCGGGCCCTGTGGCAGACCCGGCGCACCGATGAGGCCCGCAATGCCCTCAATGCCTATCTTGCCGCAGGGGGGGGCCGCCTGTGA
- a CDS encoding type III secretion protein: protein MASSPINLLDPGLGIQNIMAPGTAGHLPDARPLASSAMREAGLDELYNSCKAAQQLEEALCPAVGDGSILQPELFHMELQGALEALRNSDKPAVRAFVRDELAPLLENTELLRAYTGLMVGG, encoded by the coding sequence ATGGCATCATCCCCCATCAATCTGCTGGACCCCGGACTGGGGATACAGAACATCATGGCCCCCGGCACGGCGGGGCACCTTCCCGATGCCCGCCCGCTGGCCTCCAGCGCCATGCGCGAGGCCGGTCTGGACGAGCTGTACAACAGCTGCAAGGCGGCCCAGCAGCTTGAGGAGGCCCTCTGTCCGGCCGTGGGGGACGGCTCCATCCTCCAGCCCGAACTTTTCCATATGGAGCTGCAGGGCGCCCTGGAGGCCCTCAGGAACAGCGACAAGCCCGCCGTGCGGGCCTTCGTGCGTGACGAGCTGGCGCCCTTGCTGGAAAATACCGAACTGCTCCGGGCCTATACGGGCCTGATGGTGGGAGGCTAG
- the sycN gene encoding type III secretion chaperone SycN gives MLDHELNAFGMRMGLPGLAFSPQGLAALDVSGMGRLYFERQQRRGEEELLLYLSRPFPPYDGTLPERALALCHFRHASAFPLTAGMKGDTLILLTRLPERQVTAALLEDAVMELARVMNHLQGA, from the coding sequence ATGCTGGACCACGAACTGAACGCTTTCGGCATGCGCATGGGCCTGCCCGGACTGGCCTTTTCCCCGCAGGGCCTGGCGGCGCTTGATGTCAGCGGCATGGGACGCCTGTACTTTGAAAGGCAGCAACGGCGGGGCGAAGAGGAGCTGCTGCTCTATCTGTCCCGCCCTTTCCCGCCCTATGACGGCACATTGCCCGAGCGGGCCCTGGCCCTGTGCCATTTCCGGCACGCATCCGCTTTTCCCCTGACCGCCGGCATGAAGGGGGACACCCTGATCCTCCTGACCCGCCTTCCCGAGCGCCAGGTCACGGCCGCCCTCCTGGAAGACGCCGTCATGGAGCTGGCCCGCGTCATGAACCATCTGCAGGGAGCCTGA
- the sctW gene encoding type III secretion system gatekeeper subunit SctW — protein sequence MSIDFSIQQQQGRTAVSPGTGAAAAATGSLFGNAATIVESPMSLLADAAEELTFAADSTDDFELEERKERDEINEAMEERIKKYQEMMREAREIQKTRALKGFLDSRAEKEEALRQLRRFFPDPSEAWAALKDIHDELSAAPDTPPETLRVLDEALEELERTEGPAIRAGINGALNARGFEGLGDAGALGSFYRETVCHFEDVNSLYDHIQKTYGNDFDAALDFLYKALASDLAADVPSMESSHLEHVNGSLGELRQLQSARSLCARLLERWSSVHGIRHCPLDDMALLGKVLDLRKERYISGSRISRLAEEAGAPDIERKVLFLQELLNTARAFAPSLFDGNEGRMKVLDAVQDAVDAAIAEEDAWLAEQG from the coding sequence ATGAGCATCGATTTCTCCATCCAGCAACAGCAGGGCCGTACCGCCGTATCCCCGGGGACGGGAGCCGCGGCGGCCGCCACCGGGTCGCTGTTCGGCAATGCCGCCACGATCGTGGAGTCTCCCATGTCCCTGCTGGCCGATGCCGCAGAGGAACTGACCTTTGCCGCGGACAGCACGGATGACTTTGAACTGGAGGAACGCAAGGAACGGGACGAGATCAACGAGGCCATGGAGGAACGCATCAAAAAGTACCAGGAGATGATGCGTGAAGCCCGCGAGATACAGAAGACAAGGGCCCTCAAGGGCTTCCTGGACTCCCGGGCCGAAAAGGAAGAGGCCCTGCGCCAGCTGCGCCGCTTCTTTCCTGACCCTTCCGAGGCCTGGGCCGCCCTCAAGGACATCCATGACGAGCTGTCCGCTGCCCCCGACACCCCGCCGGAGACCCTGCGCGTCCTGGATGAGGCCCTGGAAGAGCTGGAGCGCACGGAAGGCCCCGCCATACGGGCCGGGATCAACGGCGCGCTCAATGCCCGGGGGTTCGAAGGTCTGGGCGATGCCGGCGCGCTGGGGAGCTTCTATCGGGAGACCGTCTGCCATTTTGAGGACGTCAACAGCCTCTACGACCATATCCAGAAGACGTACGGCAATGATTTCGACGCCGCGCTGGATTTCCTCTACAAGGCGCTGGCCAGCGATCTTGCGGCCGATGTGCCCAGTATGGAGAGCAGCCACCTGGAGCACGTCAATGGCAGCCTTGGTGAGCTGCGGCAGCTGCAAAGCGCCCGCAGCCTGTGCGCCCGTCTGCTGGAGCGCTGGAGCAGTGTCCACGGGATCCGCCACTGCCCCCTGGATGACATGGCGCTGCTGGGCAAGGTGCTGGATCTGCGCAAGGAACGTTACATCAGCGGTAGCCGCATCAGCCGGCTGGCCGAAGAAGCCGGCGCCCCGGACATCGAGCGCAAGGTGCTTTTCCTCCAGGAGCTGCTCAACACCGCGCGCGCCTTCGCGCCGTCCCTGTTCGACGGCAACGAGGGCCGCATGAAGGTGCTGGATGCCGTCCAGGATGCCGTGGATGCCGCCATCGCCGAGGAAGACGCCTGGCTGGCGGAGCAGGGATAG
- a CDS encoding USH1C-binding protein 1, with amino-acid sequence MSQVDLNTVSATSSLGELGPTTSLQLMFAKLQLELAETAKTQAMDKMDAIAQAQDEQKLVSQLLNEARQSKADANSGIAAGTQTETYSNGKTEKNTKNCTLMSKEMVDYMDAHGLAYDKTGGDYNHSSDEWDVAITALEGRLEELGSNTQQEMVYIQDYMGQYNSYLQGANTQISNANQTLTSLARGQ; translated from the coding sequence ATGAGTCAGGTCGACCTCAATACCGTCTCTGCAACGTCTTCCCTTGGTGAGCTGGGGCCCACCACGAGCCTGCAGCTGATGTTCGCCAAGCTGCAGCTGGAACTGGCCGAGACCGCCAAGACCCAGGCCATGGACAAGATGGACGCCATCGCCCAGGCGCAGGACGAACAGAAACTTGTCTCCCAGCTGCTCAACGAGGCCCGGCAGTCCAAGGCCGACGCCAATTCCGGCATTGCCGCCGGCACGCAGACCGAGACCTATTCCAACGGCAAGACGGAAAAAAACACCAAGAACTGCACCCTGATGTCCAAGGAAATGGTGGATTACATGGACGCGCACGGCCTTGCCTACGACAAGACCGGCGGTGACTATAACCATAGTTCCGATGAATGGGACGTGGCCATCACGGCCCTGGAAGGCCGCCTGGAAGAGCTGGGCAGCAATACCCAGCAGGAGATGGTCTACATCCAGGACTATATGGGACAGTACAACTCCTATCTGCAGGGCGCCAACACCCAGATCTCCAACGCCAACCAGACCCTCACCAGTCTGGCCCGTGGCCAGTAG
- a CDS encoding USH1C-binding protein 1: MSQVNFTSTSSVSFGELGPTTSLQLMFAKLQLELAETAKTQAMDKMDAISQAQDEQKLVSGLLNEARQAQADAKAGVGNDQEKTQTYELPKKDANGNVMHDAQGNVVYETVTETVPKGNNATFMSQEMVDYMDANGLAYDKTANNHSHSADEWDVAITSLESRLEELGTNTQQEMVYIQDYMGQYNSYLQGANTQIANSNQTLTSLARGQ; encoded by the coding sequence ATGAGTCAGGTCAATTTTACTTCAACATCCTCCGTTTCGTTCGGTGAGCTGGGGCCCACCACGAGCCTGCAGCTGATGTTCGCCAAGCTGCAGCTGGAACTGGCCGAGACCGCCAAGACCCAGGCCATGGACAAAATGGATGCCATCTCCCAGGCGCAGGACGAGCAGAAGCTCGTTTCCGGGCTGCTCAACGAGGCCCGGCAGGCCCAGGCCGATGCCAAGGCCGGTGTGGGCAATGACCAGGAAAAGACCCAGACCTATGAGCTCCCCAAGAAGGACGCCAACGGCAATGTGATGCATGACGCCCAGGGGAACGTGGTCTATGAGACGGTCACCGAGACCGTACCCAAGGGCAACAACGCGACCTTCATGAGCCAGGAGATGGTGGACTACATGGACGCCAACGGCCTTGCCTATGACAAGACCGCCAACAACCACTCGCACAGCGCCGACGAGTGGGACGTGGCCATCACATCACTGGAAAGCCGCCTGGAGGAGCTGGGCACCAATACCCAGCAGGAGATGGTCTATATCCAGGACTACATGGGCCAGTACAACTCCTATCTGCAGGGCGCCAACACCCAGATCGCCAATTCCAACCAGACCCTCACCAGCCTGGCCCGCGGCCAGTAG
- a CDS encoding USH1C-binding protein 1 — protein sequence MNQVDFTSTSSVSFGELGPTTSLQLMFAKLQLELAGTAKSQAMEKMDAISQAQDEQKLVSQLLNEARQSQADAKAGVNSKQSYTYTFTREDGSTYTKTETSTDNAIPMSQAMVDYMDAHGLAYDKSNGDHLQLADEWDVAITSLESRLEELGTNTQQEMVYIQDYMGQYNSYLQGANTQIANSNQTLTSLARGQ from the coding sequence ATGAACCAGGTCGATTTTACTTCAACATCCTCTGTCTCGTTCGGTGAGCTGGGGCCCACCACGAGCCTGCAGCTGATGTTCGCCAAGCTGCAGCTGGAACTGGCCGGGACCGCCAAGAGCCAGGCCATGGAAAAGATGGACGCCATCTCCCAGGCGCAGGACGAGCAGAAGCTCGTCTCCCAGCTGCTCAACGAGGCCCGGCAGTCCCAGGCCGACGCCAAGGCCGGAGTGAACAGCAAGCAGTCATACACGTACACGTTCACCCGGGAAGACGGGAGCACATATACGAAAACGGAAACAAGCACGGACAACGCCATTCCCATGTCACAGGCTATGGTGGACTATATGGATGCCCACGGGTTGGCCTATGACAAGTCCAATGGTGACCACCTGCAGCTTGCCGACGAATGGGACGTGGCCATCACGTCGCTGGAAAGCCGCCTGGAGGAGCTGGGCACCAATACCCAGCAGGAGATGGTCTATATCCAGGACTACATGGGCCAGTACAACTCCTATCTGCAGGGTGCCAACACCCAGATCGCCAACTCCAACCAGACCCTCACCAGCCTGGCCCGCGGCCAGTAG
- a CDS encoding SycD/LcrH family type III secretion system chaperone gives MSQIIEQEKDIQAALLDMAKAAGFTEAEFHTIQAALEKGATLADVFNISKDTLESGYAYAYNLYKAGNYKDAESMFRGLCMYDGDDPRYWMGLAGCLQAREAWQQAIDTYGMAGVAGGLKDPAPFYYGGLCYLKLGDGENAAASFRAALGLGDASLPAHKAVHDRIRALLATLAQSKE, from the coding sequence ATGAGTCAGATCATCGAACAGGAAAAAGACATCCAGGCCGCCCTGCTGGACATGGCCAAGGCGGCGGGATTTACGGAAGCGGAGTTCCATACCATCCAGGCCGCCCTGGAAAAGGGGGCGACCCTGGCCGATGTGTTCAACATCAGCAAGGACACCTTGGAGTCCGGCTATGCCTATGCCTACAACCTGTACAAGGCGGGCAACTACAAGGATGCCGAAAGCATGTTCCGCGGCCTCTGCATGTATGATGGTGACGATCCCCGCTACTGGATGGGCCTGGCCGGTTGCCTGCAGGCCCGGGAAGCCTGGCAGCAGGCCATCGATACCTACGGCATGGCCGGTGTGGCCGGCGGGCTCAAGGATCCCGCGCCGTTCTACTATGGCGGCCTGTGCTATCTGAAGCTGGGTGACGGGGAGAATGCGGCGGCTTCCTTCCGTGCCGCCCTGGGGCTGGGCGATGCCTCCCTTCCTGCGCACAAGGCCGTCCATGACCGTATCCGTGCCCTGCTTGCCACGCTGGCCCAGTCCAAGGAGTGA
- a CDS encoding YopB/SseC family type III secretion system translocon subunit gives MTMVQGTQSGTPTANLNALLQLAATQQGTGNTLDVKDLEESLSALRAFLAASGDSLLPDLEAPSSKSGTVSLSGLTMSGLSLETLLDAVGFEQRRTETKAGVASLEARAQERAIANDEKLKSVQEQLEKAKSQSFLNGLLKAFKIIGMVLAAIGSVAMIAAGSVGLAAGGSGAALIAVGVASLALLTSSIMEEASGGKAGFSPSFIIGKIMDACGASDTAIQWTKFAVDLATTIAMTALTFGAGAAGAAGKVAQTATKAVSDTAQTIQKAASWTARVATMAGGVNTVAQSATTIASASNEKDISFLQAQQKRLQAILERIAMANDLDVEHIKEMMQRSEQTLRTVSDIVQESVQANVAILSGNPAMA, from the coding sequence ATGACTATGGTTCAGGGAACACAGTCCGGGACGCCCACTGCCAATCTGAACGCGCTGCTGCAACTGGCGGCGACCCAGCAGGGCACGGGCAACACCCTGGATGTCAAGGATCTGGAAGAAAGCCTCAGTGCGCTGCGCGCCTTCCTGGCCGCGAGCGGGGATTCGCTGCTGCCGGATCTTGAGGCACCGTCTTCGAAGAGCGGCACGGTCTCGCTGTCCGGCCTGACCATGAGCGGCCTTTCGCTGGAAACGCTGCTGGATGCCGTCGGCTTCGAGCAGCGGCGTACCGAGACCAAGGCCGGCGTGGCCTCGCTGGAGGCCCGCGCCCAGGAACGCGCCATAGCCAATGACGAAAAGCTCAAGTCCGTCCAGGAGCAGCTGGAGAAGGCCAAGAGCCAGAGTTTTCTGAATGGCCTGCTCAAGGCGTTCAAGATCATCGGCATGGTCCTGGCGGCCATCGGTTCTGTGGCCATGATCGCCGCCGGTTCTGTGGGCCTGGCGGCCGGTGGTTCCGGTGCGGCGCTCATCGCTGTCGGTGTCGCGAGCCTGGCGCTGCTGACCAGCTCCATCATGGAGGAGGCATCAGGCGGCAAGGCCGGCTTCAGCCCGTCGTTCATCATCGGCAAGATCATGGATGCGTGCGGCGCCAGCGATACGGCGATCCAGTGGACGAAGTTCGCCGTGGATCTTGCCACCACCATCGCCATGACGGCGCTCACGTTCGGTGCCGGGGCGGCAGGCGCGGCCGGAAAGGTCGCCCAGACCGCCACCAAGGCTGTTTCGGATACGGCCCAGACCATCCAGAAGGCGGCCTCGTGGACGGCCCGCGTGGCCACCATGGCCGGTGGGGTGAACACCGTCGCCCAGTCGGCCACCACCATCGCTTCCGCCTCCAACGAAAAGGACATCAGCTTCCTGCAGGCCCAGCAGAAGCGTCTGCAGGCCATCCTGGAACGCATCGCCATGGCCAATGATCTGGATGTGGAACACATCAAGGAGATGATGCAGCGCTCCGAGCAGACGCTCCGGACCGTGTCGGACATCGTCCAGGAAAGCGTGCAGGCCAATGTGGCCATCCTCAGCGGCAATCCGGCCATGGCCTGA